A genomic region of Melanotaenia boesemani isolate fMelBoe1 chromosome 21, fMelBoe1.pri, whole genome shotgun sequence contains the following coding sequences:
- the cenpt gene encoding centromere protein T isoform X6 translates to MDLTEDLTPRVLLKHILVTEPPRTPVTRSETRGQSSSGVRRRSRQSNKKAETQTPQSILRRSLREKIREDITRKSLPATKRRTGSVVFKRIQTPAATSLFLSDGDTPRYLLRNILQTEPVKSPVVHEKRPSEQQYLASADKNATRTRPSVELSGLDLPDITISHEASTAKGLSRKRPRRSFNVTAFEKRLKDGDDAEEEADNSTDNHSSLSASSSTSLTLKTPFVDVRTEKKGLQRKISNRRKITEEEFGAAVNRRQMGVVSSYNQKERDLSEMTYSEDFSLGLSKLEPDITTDIVNCNTALYDLPDAMTSNISIVATQDKPTVMASQLQRGMQEIEQEEEVELMNDQYVSEAQLQEDVDESEPQNKKPHDQQENAAVTSTSAEEEGSVRSQTVDTDVGTESEEVEAQTGDEAAADSDSEEAAEANDQFEGEQVALDSETEEEEGYAASQVEMGKADSQSDNVEAGSQSDEEEVVLGSEAKEDEEEEGEAELQSEDVAADSQSEDVEAGSQSEEEVVLGSEAKEDEDEEEEEEEGEEELQSEDVAADSQSEGVAAEEDEDITESQSEDDHQEEREEEERASEELELDLEHTSRWARRSKGALVVPITEAGEELAESTVAGRSDSKSKAHIGVELNASLERRSQESSQLHSGSPGGAEPSVDEQDHVSCPETEPEAGKGNSFNLLQVTHEIEISRHLDDLSPEGIPAPDSDEKDEEWEEDDNDDVDDDGEEGEEFPSKTPAFVREKRNFFLPDPQASPSVFRDIEPSSTTEAAAKPKQVKQRKTRPSMKKAVLPKAYLMSVFKHFAKTKVSADVFPVLNEIMDKFLTRMADDLETYANHAKRTTIDFEDAKLLLKRQGYVNDKVPVEVLIEKYLRMEQRKLLIPIATSGNVVIPKRRR, encoded by the exons ATGGATCTCACGGAGGACTTGACACCTAGAGTCCTGCTGAAACATATTCTCGTCACAGAGCCACCCAGGACCCCTGTCACTCGCAG TGAGACCAGGGGGCAAAGTTCCAGCGGAGTCCGGCGAAGGAGCCGACAGAGCAATAAAAAAGCTGAGACCCAGACCCCACAAAGCATCCTACGGCGCAGCCTGAGGGAGAAGATTCGTGAG GATATAACTAGGAAGTCACTTCCTGCTACTAAACGGAGGACTGGCTCAGTCGTGTTCAAGAGGATACAAACGCCCGCTGCAACATCATTGTTTTTGAGTGATGGAGATACTCCCAGGTACCTACTCAGGAACATCTTGCAGACAG aGCCTGTGAAGTCACCTGTGGTTCATGAGAAAAGGCCATCTGAACAGCAATATCTGGCATCAGCTGACAAAAATGCTACCAGAACACGTCCCAG TGTTGAGCTGTCAGGGCTGGACCTGCCTGATATAACAATTAGCCATGAAGCAAGCACAGCAAAGGGACTGAGCAGGAAGAGACCACGTCGGAGCTTTAATGTAACGGCTTTTGAAAAACGTCTTAAAGATGGAGATG AtgctgaagaagaagctgaTAATTCAACAGACAACCATTCATCACTTTCTGCGTCAAG CTCCACCTCCTTGACTCTAAAAACACCATTTGTTGATGTTCGGACGGAAAAAAAGGGTTTGCAGAGAAAAATTTCTAACCGCCGAAAAATCACAGAGGAAGAATTTGGAGCTGCTGTGAACAGACGGCAGATGGGAg TGGTAAGCAGCTACAACCAGAAAGAGCGAGATCTCAGTGAGATGACCTACTCTGAGGATTTTAGCCTGGGTCTAAGCAAACTTGAGCCTGATATCACAACTGATATTGTGAACTGTAACACAGCTCTTTATGATCTACCTGATGCCATGACTTCCAACATTTCCATTGTTGCAACTCAAGACAAGCCCACTGTAATGGCGTCTCAGCTTCAGAGAGGGATGCAAGAGAttgagcaggaggaggaagtggaGCTGATGAATGATCAGTATGTTTCTGAAGCCCAGTTGCAGGAAGATGTAGATGAATCTGAACCCCAAAATAAGAAACCTCATgatcaacaagaaaatgctgctgTTACTTCAACATCTGCGGAAGAGGAGGGTTCAGTCAGGTCTCAGACTGTTGACACAGATGTTGGAACTGAGTCTGAGGAAGTTGAAGCGCAAACTGGAGACGAGGCTGCAGCTGACTCTGACTCTGAAGAGGCTGCTGAGGCAAATGATCAGTTTGAGGGAGAACAGGTGGCACTAGACTCtgaaacagaagaagaggaaggttATGCTGCATCTCAAGTGGAAATGGGTAAAGCTGATTCCCAGTCTGACAATGTTGAGGCAGGTTCTcagtctgatgaagaggaagttGTACTGGGCTCTGAGGccaaagaggatgaagaggaagaaggtgAAGCGGAGTTGCAAAGTGAAGATGTTGCAGCTGATTCCCAGTCTGAGGATGTTGAGGCGGGTTCTCAGTCTGAAGAGGAAGTTGTACTGGGCTCTGAGGCcaaagaggatgaagatgaagaggaagaagaagaag aaggtgAAGAGGAGTTGCAAAGTGAAGATGTTGCAGCTGATTCCCAGTCTGAGGGTGTGGCagctgaggaagatgaggataTAACTGAGTCTCAGAGTGAAGATGATCATCAGgaggaaagagaagaggaagagcGGGCATCAGAAGAACTGGAACTTGACTTGGAGCACACCAGCCGATGGGCTCGCCGCTCTAAGGGTGCTCTTGTTGTACCCATAACAGAGGCAGGGGAGGAGTTGGCCGAGTCCACTGTGGCAG GAAGGTCTGATTCCAAATCCAAAGCACACATCGGTGTTGAGTTAAACGCCAGCCTTGAAAGGAGAAGCCAGGAGAGCAGTCAGCTTCACTCTGGGAGTCCTGGTGGGGCTGAACCCTCAGTGGACGAGCAGGACCATGTTTCCTGTCCTGAGACCGAGCCAGAAGCTGGAAAAGGGAACTCGTTTAATCTTCTTCAGGTGACTCATGAAATTGAAATCAGCAGACACCTGGATGACCTTTCACCTGAAGGAATCCCTGCTCCGGATTCTGATGAGAAAGACGAAGAGTGGGAGGAAGATGATAacgatgatgttgatgatgatggagaagAAGGTGAAG AATTCCCCTCCAAAACACCTGCATTTGTCAGAGAGAAAAGGAACTTCTTTCTTCCTGATCCTCAGGCATCACCTTCGGTTTTCAGAGATATTGAGCCTAG CAGTACAACTGAAGCTGCAGCTAAACCGAAGCAAGTGAAACAGAGGAAGACGAGGCCATCTATGAAGAAAGCAGTTCTTCCTAAGGCCTACCTTATGAGTGTGTTCAAACACTTTGCCAAAACAAAGGTGTCTGCAGATGTTTTCCCCGTCCTAAATGAAAT AATGGATAAATTTTTGACCCGGATGGCTGATGACTTGGAGACGTATGCCAACCATGCAAAGAGAACAACCATTGATTTTGAAGATGCTAAACTTCTTTTGAAGAG gCAGGGTTATGTAAATGACAAGGTGCCAGTGGAGGTGCTAATTGAAAAATATCTTCGTATGGAGCAGCGAAAGCTCTTAATACCCATTGCAACCAGCGGAAATGTTGTTATTCCAAAAAGGCGAAGGTGA
- the cenpt gene encoding centromere protein T isoform X7: MDLTEDLTPRVLLKHILVTEPPRTPVTRSETRGQSSSGVRRRSRQSNKKAETQTPQSILRRSLREKIREDITRKSLPATKRRTGSVVFKRIQTPAATSLFLSDGDTPRYLLRNILQTEPVKSPVVHEKRPSEQQYLASADKNATRTRPSVELSGLDLPDITISHEASTAKGLSRKRPRRSFNVTAFEKRLKDGDDAEEEADNSTDNHSSLSASSSTSLTLKTPFVDVRTEKKGLQRKISNRRKITEEEFGAAVNRRQMGVVSSYNQKERDLSEMTYSEDFSLGLSKLEPDITTDIVNCNTALYDLPDAMTSNISIVATQDKPTVMASQLQRGMQEIEQEEEVELMNDQYVSEAQLQEDVDESEPQNKKPHDQQENAAVTSTSAEEEGSVRSQTVDTDVGTESEEVEAQTGDEAAADSDSEEAAEANDQFEGEQVALDSETEEEEGYAASQVEMGKADSQSDNVEAGSQSDEEEVVLGSEAKEDEEEEEEEGEEELQSEDVAADSQSEDVEAGSEAKEDEEEEGEEELQSEDVAADSQSEGVAAEEDEDITESQSEDDHQEEREEEERASEELELDLEHTSRWARRSKGALVVPITEAGEELAESTVAGRSDSKSKAHIGVELNASLERRSQESSQLHSGSPGGAEPSVDEQDHVSCPETEPEAGKGNSFNLLQVTHEIEISRHLDDLSPEGIPAPDSDEKDEEWEEDDNDDVDDDGEEGEEFPSKTPAFVREKRNFFLPDPQASPSVFRDIEPSSTTEAAAKPKQVKQRKTRPSMKKAVLPKAYLMSVFKHFAKTKVSADVFPVLNEIMDKFLTRMADDLETYANHAKRTTIDFEDAKLLLKRQGYVNDKVPVEVLIEKYLRMEQRKLLIPIATSGNVVIPKRRR; encoded by the exons ATGGATCTCACGGAGGACTTGACACCTAGAGTCCTGCTGAAACATATTCTCGTCACAGAGCCACCCAGGACCCCTGTCACTCGCAG TGAGACCAGGGGGCAAAGTTCCAGCGGAGTCCGGCGAAGGAGCCGACAGAGCAATAAAAAAGCTGAGACCCAGACCCCACAAAGCATCCTACGGCGCAGCCTGAGGGAGAAGATTCGTGAG GATATAACTAGGAAGTCACTTCCTGCTACTAAACGGAGGACTGGCTCAGTCGTGTTCAAGAGGATACAAACGCCCGCTGCAACATCATTGTTTTTGAGTGATGGAGATACTCCCAGGTACCTACTCAGGAACATCTTGCAGACAG aGCCTGTGAAGTCACCTGTGGTTCATGAGAAAAGGCCATCTGAACAGCAATATCTGGCATCAGCTGACAAAAATGCTACCAGAACACGTCCCAG TGTTGAGCTGTCAGGGCTGGACCTGCCTGATATAACAATTAGCCATGAAGCAAGCACAGCAAAGGGACTGAGCAGGAAGAGACCACGTCGGAGCTTTAATGTAACGGCTTTTGAAAAACGTCTTAAAGATGGAGATG AtgctgaagaagaagctgaTAATTCAACAGACAACCATTCATCACTTTCTGCGTCAAG CTCCACCTCCTTGACTCTAAAAACACCATTTGTTGATGTTCGGACGGAAAAAAAGGGTTTGCAGAGAAAAATTTCTAACCGCCGAAAAATCACAGAGGAAGAATTTGGAGCTGCTGTGAACAGACGGCAGATGGGAg TGGTAAGCAGCTACAACCAGAAAGAGCGAGATCTCAGTGAGATGACCTACTCTGAGGATTTTAGCCTGGGTCTAAGCAAACTTGAGCCTGATATCACAACTGATATTGTGAACTGTAACACAGCTCTTTATGATCTACCTGATGCCATGACTTCCAACATTTCCATTGTTGCAACTCAAGACAAGCCCACTGTAATGGCGTCTCAGCTTCAGAGAGGGATGCAAGAGAttgagcaggaggaggaagtggaGCTGATGAATGATCAGTATGTTTCTGAAGCCCAGTTGCAGGAAGATGTAGATGAATCTGAACCCCAAAATAAGAAACCTCATgatcaacaagaaaatgctgctgTTACTTCAACATCTGCGGAAGAGGAGGGTTCAGTCAGGTCTCAGACTGTTGACACAGATGTTGGAACTGAGTCTGAGGAAGTTGAAGCGCAAACTGGAGACGAGGCTGCAGCTGACTCTGACTCTGAAGAGGCTGCTGAGGCAAATGATCAGTTTGAGGGAGAACAGGTGGCACTAGACTCtgaaacagaagaagaggaaggttATGCTGCATCTCAAGTGGAAATGGGTAAAGCTGATTCCCAGTCTGACAATGTTGAGGCAGGTTCTcagtctgatgaagaggaagttGTACTGGGCTCTGAGGccaaagaggatgaagaggaagaag aagaagaaggtgaaGAGGAGTTGCAAAGTGAAGATGTTGCAGCTGATTCCCAGTCTGAAGATGTTGAGGCAG GCTCTGAGGccaaagaggatgaagaggaagaaggtgAAGAGGAGTTGCAAAGTGAAGATGTTGCAGCTGATTCCCAGTCTGAGGGTGTGGCagctgaggaagatgaggataTAACTGAGTCTCAGAGTGAAGATGATCATCAGgaggaaagagaagaggaagagcGGGCATCAGAAGAACTGGAACTTGACTTGGAGCACACCAGCCGATGGGCTCGCCGCTCTAAGGGTGCTCTTGTTGTACCCATAACAGAGGCAGGGGAGGAGTTGGCCGAGTCCACTGTGGCAG GAAGGTCTGATTCCAAATCCAAAGCACACATCGGTGTTGAGTTAAACGCCAGCCTTGAAAGGAGAAGCCAGGAGAGCAGTCAGCTTCACTCTGGGAGTCCTGGTGGGGCTGAACCCTCAGTGGACGAGCAGGACCATGTTTCCTGTCCTGAGACCGAGCCAGAAGCTGGAAAAGGGAACTCGTTTAATCTTCTTCAGGTGACTCATGAAATTGAAATCAGCAGACACCTGGATGACCTTTCACCTGAAGGAATCCCTGCTCCGGATTCTGATGAGAAAGACGAAGAGTGGGAGGAAGATGATAacgatgatgttgatgatgatggagaagAAGGTGAAG AATTCCCCTCCAAAACACCTGCATTTGTCAGAGAGAAAAGGAACTTCTTTCTTCCTGATCCTCAGGCATCACCTTCGGTTTTCAGAGATATTGAGCCTAG CAGTACAACTGAAGCTGCAGCTAAACCGAAGCAAGTGAAACAGAGGAAGACGAGGCCATCTATGAAGAAAGCAGTTCTTCCTAAGGCCTACCTTATGAGTGTGTTCAAACACTTTGCCAAAACAAAGGTGTCTGCAGATGTTTTCCCCGTCCTAAATGAAAT AATGGATAAATTTTTGACCCGGATGGCTGATGACTTGGAGACGTATGCCAACCATGCAAAGAGAACAACCATTGATTTTGAAGATGCTAAACTTCTTTTGAAGAG gCAGGGTTATGTAAATGACAAGGTGCCAGTGGAGGTGCTAATTGAAAAATATCTTCGTATGGAGCAGCGAAAGCTCTTAATACCCATTGCAACCAGCGGAAATGTTGTTATTCCAAAAAGGCGAAGGTGA
- the cenpt gene encoding centromere protein T isoform X9 — MDLTEDLTPRVLLKHILVTEPPRTPVTRSETRGQSSSGVRRRSRQSNKKAETQTPQSILRRSLREKIREDITRKSLPATKRRTGSVVFKRIQTPAATSLFLSDGDTPRYLLRNILQTEPVKSPVVHEKRPSEQQYLASADKNATRTRPSVELSGLDLPDITISHEASTAKGLSRKRPRRSFNVTAFEKRLKDGDDAEEEADNSTDNHSSLSASSSTSLTLKTPFVDVRTEKKGLQRKISNRRKITEEEFGAAVNRRQMGVVSSYNQKERDLSEMTYSEDFSLGLSKLEPDITTDIVNCNTALYDLPDAMTSNISIVATQDKPTVMASQLQRGMQEIEQEEEVELMNDQYVSEAQLQEDVDESEPQNKKPHDQQENAAVTSTSAEEEGSVRSQTVDTDVGTESEEVEAQTGDEAAADSDSEEAAEANDQFEGEQVALDSETEEEEGYAASQVEMGKADSQSDNVEAGSEAKEDEEEEGEEELQSEDVAADSQSEGVAAEEDEDITESQSEDDHQEEREEEERASEELELDLEHTSRWARRSKGALVVPITEAGEELAESTVAGRSDSKSKAHIGVELNASLERRSQESSQLHSGSPGGAEPSVDEQDHVSCPETEPEAGKGNSFNLLQVTHEIEISRHLDDLSPEGIPAPDSDEKDEEWEEDDNDDVDDDGEEGEEFPSKTPAFVREKRNFFLPDPQASPSVFRDIEPSSTTEAAAKPKQVKQRKTRPSMKKAVLPKAYLMSVFKHFAKTKVSADVFPVLNEIMDKFLTRMADDLETYANHAKRTTIDFEDAKLLLKRQGYVNDKVPVEVLIEKYLRMEQRKLLIPIATSGNVVIPKRRR; from the exons ATGGATCTCACGGAGGACTTGACACCTAGAGTCCTGCTGAAACATATTCTCGTCACAGAGCCACCCAGGACCCCTGTCACTCGCAG TGAGACCAGGGGGCAAAGTTCCAGCGGAGTCCGGCGAAGGAGCCGACAGAGCAATAAAAAAGCTGAGACCCAGACCCCACAAAGCATCCTACGGCGCAGCCTGAGGGAGAAGATTCGTGAG GATATAACTAGGAAGTCACTTCCTGCTACTAAACGGAGGACTGGCTCAGTCGTGTTCAAGAGGATACAAACGCCCGCTGCAACATCATTGTTTTTGAGTGATGGAGATACTCCCAGGTACCTACTCAGGAACATCTTGCAGACAG aGCCTGTGAAGTCACCTGTGGTTCATGAGAAAAGGCCATCTGAACAGCAATATCTGGCATCAGCTGACAAAAATGCTACCAGAACACGTCCCAG TGTTGAGCTGTCAGGGCTGGACCTGCCTGATATAACAATTAGCCATGAAGCAAGCACAGCAAAGGGACTGAGCAGGAAGAGACCACGTCGGAGCTTTAATGTAACGGCTTTTGAAAAACGTCTTAAAGATGGAGATG AtgctgaagaagaagctgaTAATTCAACAGACAACCATTCATCACTTTCTGCGTCAAG CTCCACCTCCTTGACTCTAAAAACACCATTTGTTGATGTTCGGACGGAAAAAAAGGGTTTGCAGAGAAAAATTTCTAACCGCCGAAAAATCACAGAGGAAGAATTTGGAGCTGCTGTGAACAGACGGCAGATGGGAg TGGTAAGCAGCTACAACCAGAAAGAGCGAGATCTCAGTGAGATGACCTACTCTGAGGATTTTAGCCTGGGTCTAAGCAAACTTGAGCCTGATATCACAACTGATATTGTGAACTGTAACACAGCTCTTTATGATCTACCTGATGCCATGACTTCCAACATTTCCATTGTTGCAACTCAAGACAAGCCCACTGTAATGGCGTCTCAGCTTCAGAGAGGGATGCAAGAGAttgagcaggaggaggaagtggaGCTGATGAATGATCAGTATGTTTCTGAAGCCCAGTTGCAGGAAGATGTAGATGAATCTGAACCCCAAAATAAGAAACCTCATgatcaacaagaaaatgctgctgTTACTTCAACATCTGCGGAAGAGGAGGGTTCAGTCAGGTCTCAGACTGTTGACACAGATGTTGGAACTGAGTCTGAGGAAGTTGAAGCGCAAACTGGAGACGAGGCTGCAGCTGACTCTGACTCTGAAGAGGCTGCTGAGGCAAATGATCAGTTTGAGGGAGAACAGGTGGCACTAGACTCtgaaacagaagaagaggaaggttATGCTGCATCTCAAGTGGAAATGGGTAAAGCTGATTCCCAGTCTGACAATGTTGAGGCAG GCTCTGAGGccaaagaggatgaagaggaagaaggtgAAGAGGAGTTGCAAAGTGAAGATGTTGCAGCTGATTCCCAGTCTGAGGGTGTGGCagctgaggaagatgaggataTAACTGAGTCTCAGAGTGAAGATGATCATCAGgaggaaagagaagaggaagagcGGGCATCAGAAGAACTGGAACTTGACTTGGAGCACACCAGCCGATGGGCTCGCCGCTCTAAGGGTGCTCTTGTTGTACCCATAACAGAGGCAGGGGAGGAGTTGGCCGAGTCCACTGTGGCAG GAAGGTCTGATTCCAAATCCAAAGCACACATCGGTGTTGAGTTAAACGCCAGCCTTGAAAGGAGAAGCCAGGAGAGCAGTCAGCTTCACTCTGGGAGTCCTGGTGGGGCTGAACCCTCAGTGGACGAGCAGGACCATGTTTCCTGTCCTGAGACCGAGCCAGAAGCTGGAAAAGGGAACTCGTTTAATCTTCTTCAGGTGACTCATGAAATTGAAATCAGCAGACACCTGGATGACCTTTCACCTGAAGGAATCCCTGCTCCGGATTCTGATGAGAAAGACGAAGAGTGGGAGGAAGATGATAacgatgatgttgatgatgatggagaagAAGGTGAAG AATTCCCCTCCAAAACACCTGCATTTGTCAGAGAGAAAAGGAACTTCTTTCTTCCTGATCCTCAGGCATCACCTTCGGTTTTCAGAGATATTGAGCCTAG CAGTACAACTGAAGCTGCAGCTAAACCGAAGCAAGTGAAACAGAGGAAGACGAGGCCATCTATGAAGAAAGCAGTTCTTCCTAAGGCCTACCTTATGAGTGTGTTCAAACACTTTGCCAAAACAAAGGTGTCTGCAGATGTTTTCCCCGTCCTAAATGAAAT AATGGATAAATTTTTGACCCGGATGGCTGATGACTTGGAGACGTATGCCAACCATGCAAAGAGAACAACCATTGATTTTGAAGATGCTAAACTTCTTTTGAAGAG gCAGGGTTATGTAAATGACAAGGTGCCAGTGGAGGTGCTAATTGAAAAATATCTTCGTATGGAGCAGCGAAAGCTCTTAATACCCATTGCAACCAGCGGAAATGTTGTTATTCCAAAAAGGCGAAGGTGA
- the cenpt gene encoding centromere protein T isoform X8: MDLTEDLTPRVLLKHILVTEPPRTPVTRSETRGQSSSGVRRRSRQSNKKAETQTPQSILRRSLREKIREDITRKSLPATKRRTGSVVFKRIQTPAATSLFLSDGDTPRYLLRNILQTEPVKSPVVHEKRPSEQQYLASADKNATRTRPSVELSGLDLPDITISHEASTAKGLSRKRPRRSFNVTAFEKRLKDGDDAEEEADNSTDNHSSLSASSSTSLTLKTPFVDVRTEKKGLQRKISNRRKITEEEFGAAVNRRQMGVVSSYNQKERDLSEMTYSEDFSLGLSKLEPDITTDIVNCNTALYDLPDAMTSNISIVATQDKPTVMASQLQRGMQEIEQEEEVELMNDQYVSEAQLQEDVDESEPQNKKPHDQQENAAVTSTSAEEEGSVRSQTVDTDVGTESEEVEAQTGDEAAADSDSEEAAEANDQFEGEQVALDSETEEEEGYAASQVEMGKADSQSDNVEAGSQSDEEEVVLGSEAKEDEEEEGEEELQSEDVAADSQSEDVEAGSEAKEDEEEEGEEELQSEDVAADSQSEGVAAEEDEDITESQSEDDHQEEREEEERASEELELDLEHTSRWARRSKGALVVPITEAGEELAESTVAGRSDSKSKAHIGVELNASLERRSQESSQLHSGSPGGAEPSVDEQDHVSCPETEPEAGKGNSFNLLQVTHEIEISRHLDDLSPEGIPAPDSDEKDEEWEEDDNDDVDDDGEEGEEFPSKTPAFVREKRNFFLPDPQASPSVFRDIEPSSTTEAAAKPKQVKQRKTRPSMKKAVLPKAYLMSVFKHFAKTKVSADVFPVLNEIMDKFLTRMADDLETYANHAKRTTIDFEDAKLLLKRQGYVNDKVPVEVLIEKYLRMEQRKLLIPIATSGNVVIPKRRR, from the exons ATGGATCTCACGGAGGACTTGACACCTAGAGTCCTGCTGAAACATATTCTCGTCACAGAGCCACCCAGGACCCCTGTCACTCGCAG TGAGACCAGGGGGCAAAGTTCCAGCGGAGTCCGGCGAAGGAGCCGACAGAGCAATAAAAAAGCTGAGACCCAGACCCCACAAAGCATCCTACGGCGCAGCCTGAGGGAGAAGATTCGTGAG GATATAACTAGGAAGTCACTTCCTGCTACTAAACGGAGGACTGGCTCAGTCGTGTTCAAGAGGATACAAACGCCCGCTGCAACATCATTGTTTTTGAGTGATGGAGATACTCCCAGGTACCTACTCAGGAACATCTTGCAGACAG aGCCTGTGAAGTCACCTGTGGTTCATGAGAAAAGGCCATCTGAACAGCAATATCTGGCATCAGCTGACAAAAATGCTACCAGAACACGTCCCAG TGTTGAGCTGTCAGGGCTGGACCTGCCTGATATAACAATTAGCCATGAAGCAAGCACAGCAAAGGGACTGAGCAGGAAGAGACCACGTCGGAGCTTTAATGTAACGGCTTTTGAAAAACGTCTTAAAGATGGAGATG AtgctgaagaagaagctgaTAATTCAACAGACAACCATTCATCACTTTCTGCGTCAAG CTCCACCTCCTTGACTCTAAAAACACCATTTGTTGATGTTCGGACGGAAAAAAAGGGTTTGCAGAGAAAAATTTCTAACCGCCGAAAAATCACAGAGGAAGAATTTGGAGCTGCTGTGAACAGACGGCAGATGGGAg TGGTAAGCAGCTACAACCAGAAAGAGCGAGATCTCAGTGAGATGACCTACTCTGAGGATTTTAGCCTGGGTCTAAGCAAACTTGAGCCTGATATCACAACTGATATTGTGAACTGTAACACAGCTCTTTATGATCTACCTGATGCCATGACTTCCAACATTTCCATTGTTGCAACTCAAGACAAGCCCACTGTAATGGCGTCTCAGCTTCAGAGAGGGATGCAAGAGAttgagcaggaggaggaagtggaGCTGATGAATGATCAGTATGTTTCTGAAGCCCAGTTGCAGGAAGATGTAGATGAATCTGAACCCCAAAATAAGAAACCTCATgatcaacaagaaaatgctgctgTTACTTCAACATCTGCGGAAGAGGAGGGTTCAGTCAGGTCTCAGACTGTTGACACAGATGTTGGAACTGAGTCTGAGGAAGTTGAAGCGCAAACTGGAGACGAGGCTGCAGCTGACTCTGACTCTGAAGAGGCTGCTGAGGCAAATGATCAGTTTGAGGGAGAACAGGTGGCACTAGACTCtgaaacagaagaagaggaaggttATGCTGCATCTCAAGTGGAAATGGGTAAAGCTGATTCCCAGTCTGACAATGTTGAGGCAGGTTCTcagtctgatgaagaggaagttGTACTGGGCTCTGAGGccaaagaggatgaagaggaagaag gtgaaGAGGAGTTGCAAAGTGAAGATGTTGCAGCTGATTCCCAGTCTGAAGATGTTGAGGCAG GCTCTGAGGccaaagaggatgaagaggaagaaggtgAAGAGGAGTTGCAAAGTGAAGATGTTGCAGCTGATTCCCAGTCTGAGGGTGTGGCagctgaggaagatgaggataTAACTGAGTCTCAGAGTGAAGATGATCATCAGgaggaaagagaagaggaagagcGGGCATCAGAAGAACTGGAACTTGACTTGGAGCACACCAGCCGATGGGCTCGCCGCTCTAAGGGTGCTCTTGTTGTACCCATAACAGAGGCAGGGGAGGAGTTGGCCGAGTCCACTGTGGCAG GAAGGTCTGATTCCAAATCCAAAGCACACATCGGTGTTGAGTTAAACGCCAGCCTTGAAAGGAGAAGCCAGGAGAGCAGTCAGCTTCACTCTGGGAGTCCTGGTGGGGCTGAACCCTCAGTGGACGAGCAGGACCATGTTTCCTGTCCTGAGACCGAGCCAGAAGCTGGAAAAGGGAACTCGTTTAATCTTCTTCAGGTGACTCATGAAATTGAAATCAGCAGACACCTGGATGACCTTTCACCTGAAGGAATCCCTGCTCCGGATTCTGATGAGAAAGACGAAGAGTGGGAGGAAGATGATAacgatgatgttgatgatgatggagaagAAGGTGAAG AATTCCCCTCCAAAACACCTGCATTTGTCAGAGAGAAAAGGAACTTCTTTCTTCCTGATCCTCAGGCATCACCTTCGGTTTTCAGAGATATTGAGCCTAG CAGTACAACTGAAGCTGCAGCTAAACCGAAGCAAGTGAAACAGAGGAAGACGAGGCCATCTATGAAGAAAGCAGTTCTTCCTAAGGCCTACCTTATGAGTGTGTTCAAACACTTTGCCAAAACAAAGGTGTCTGCAGATGTTTTCCCCGTCCTAAATGAAAT AATGGATAAATTTTTGACCCGGATGGCTGATGACTTGGAGACGTATGCCAACCATGCAAAGAGAACAACCATTGATTTTGAAGATGCTAAACTTCTTTTGAAGAG gCAGGGTTATGTAAATGACAAGGTGCCAGTGGAGGTGCTAATTGAAAAATATCTTCGTATGGAGCAGCGAAAGCTCTTAATACCCATTGCAACCAGCGGAAATGTTGTTATTCCAAAAAGGCGAAGGTGA